The following are encoded together in the Flavihumibacter fluvii genome:
- the recA gene encoding recombinase RecA, which yields MSNAEKLKALKLTMDKIDKDFGKGSVMMMNERSSDAMEVISTGSLGLDVALGIGGFPKGRIVEIYGPEASGKTTIAIHAIAEAQKKGGICAIIDAEHAFDSAYAQKLGVDVDNLLISQPDYGEQALEIADRLILSGAIDVVVIDSVAALVPKGELEGEMGDSKMGLQARLMSQALRKLTATINKTNTICIFINQLREKIGVMFGNPETTTGGNALKFYASVRLDIRRMSQIKDGDEAVGNRVKVKVVKNKVAPPFRAAEFDIIFGEGISKVGEIVDMGVDLGIVQKSGSWYSYNADKLGQGRDAVKTLLRDNPELQAEIEKKIREKIAADAAA from the coding sequence ATGTCAAACGCAGAAAAACTGAAGGCGCTCAAGCTGACGATGGATAAGATCGACAAGGACTTTGGAAAAGGTTCAGTGATGATGATGAATGAAAGATCCAGTGATGCCATGGAAGTTATTTCAACTGGCTCACTCGGGCTGGATGTAGCCCTTGGAATTGGCGGTTTTCCGAAAGGAAGGATCGTGGAGATATACGGACCGGAAGCTTCTGGTAAAACCACCATCGCCATCCATGCTATTGCGGAAGCGCAGAAGAAGGGCGGCATCTGTGCTATTATTGATGCAGAACATGCGTTTGACAGTGCCTATGCCCAAAAACTTGGCGTTGATGTAGATAACCTGCTGATTTCACAACCCGACTATGGGGAGCAAGCACTGGAGATTGCCGATCGCCTTATTTTATCCGGTGCTATTGATGTGGTGGTTATTGACTCTGTCGCCGCATTGGTTCCAAAAGGCGAACTGGAAGGAGAAATGGGTGATAGCAAAATGGGTTTACAGGCCCGTTTGATGAGCCAGGCGCTGCGGAAACTTACAGCCACTATCAACAAGACCAATACCATTTGCATATTTATTAACCAGCTTAGGGAAAAGATCGGCGTAATGTTTGGTAACCCGGAAACGACAACCGGGGGAAATGCCTTGAAATTTTATGCATCGGTGCGTTTGGATATCCGCCGTATGAGCCAGATCAAAGATGGCGATGAAGCCGTAGGTAACCGCGTCAAAGTTAAAGTGGTAAAGAACAAAGTTGCTCCGCCTTTCAGGGCTGCGGAATTCGATATTATATTCGGGGAGGGCATCTCAAAAGTTGGCGAGATCGTTGATATGGGCGTTGATCTGGGTATCGTTCAAAAAAGCGGTAGCTGGTATAGCTATAATGCAGATAAGTTGGGACAGGGTCGTGATGCAGTGAAAACTTTATTGCGCGACAATCCTGAATTGCAGGCTGAAATTGAAAAGAAAATCAGGGAGAAAATTGCAGCAGACGCTGCAGCTTAA
- a CDS encoding hemolysin family protein has translation MPNLNSLGALLFFLLLVGFFAGIEAAFSGINRLSVELRKKQGRTGGILIGQYLDKPSNFIGVVLIGFNICLVVYGLMIGEFLEPLWKILEQTIPVAYANIIHIFFEILIATAIFVVFGEFLPRAIWRARNEWLLSSAVASMINFFVQILQPLSVVFVSIAEWILKYLFNIRLNERREAFVRADLDAFFQQTAAENGDNQELNTNLFENALSLPNVKVRQCLIPRKEIEGAEVNMPISKVVDKFIATKLSKLVVYEGNIDHILGYVHQLDLFKHPADLKSILLPIPAVPESMNATDLINKFTKERKSMAWVVDEFGGTSGIVTMEDLLEEIFGEIQDEHDTEELEERKISDTEYILSGRLELDYLHDKYNFIFDQDESETLSGYIIQHHETIPKVKERIIVDDFEFEILGVSDTRIEMVRLKILK, from the coding sequence ATGCCAAATCTGAACTCACTTGGAGCACTCCTGTTTTTTTTATTACTGGTAGGTTTTTTTGCCGGGATAGAAGCTGCATTTTCGGGCATCAACCGCCTTAGTGTAGAATTGCGCAAAAAACAAGGACGAACGGGCGGAATCCTGATCGGCCAATACCTGGATAAGCCTTCTAACTTCATTGGCGTGGTTTTGATCGGTTTCAATATTTGCCTGGTCGTTTATGGCTTAATGATCGGCGAGTTCCTGGAGCCTCTTTGGAAAATACTGGAACAAACAATTCCAGTAGCCTATGCTAATATTATCCACATATTTTTTGAGATACTGATTGCTACCGCCATTTTTGTAGTGTTTGGGGAATTCCTGCCAAGGGCTATCTGGCGGGCACGTAATGAGTGGTTGCTTAGCAGTGCAGTAGCCAGTATGATCAATTTTTTCGTGCAGATCCTTCAACCACTTAGTGTGGTATTTGTTTCCATTGCTGAATGGATACTGAAGTATTTGTTTAATATTCGGCTTAATGAAAGAAGGGAGGCCTTCGTACGTGCAGACCTGGATGCCTTTTTCCAGCAAACCGCTGCAGAAAACGGGGATAACCAGGAATTAAATACCAATCTTTTTGAAAATGCATTGTCGTTGCCGAATGTAAAAGTTCGCCAGTGCCTGATTCCCCGCAAAGAGATAGAAGGCGCAGAAGTCAATATGCCAATTTCAAAGGTGGTCGATAAATTTATTGCTACAAAACTCAGTAAGCTGGTGGTATATGAAGGAAATATTGACCATATACTTGGGTATGTTCACCAGCTTGACCTGTTCAAACATCCGGCGGACCTGAAATCAATTTTATTGCCGATTCCCGCTGTGCCTGAAAGCATGAATGCTACGGACCTGATCAATAAATTCACAAAAGAAAGAAAAAGTATGGCCTGGGTAGTTGATGAATTTGGCGGAACTTCCGGAATCGTTACCATGGAAGACCTTCTGGAAGAGATTTTTGGTGAAATTCAGGATGAGCATGATACAGAAGAACTGGAAGAGCGAAAAATAAGTGATACAGAATATATCCTTTCAGGTCGGCTGGAACTCGATTACCTGCACGACAAATACAATTTTATTTTTGACCAGGATGAATCCGAAACACTTTCAGGTTATATCATTCAACACCATGAAACCATTCCAAAAGTAAAGGAGCGGATTATTGTGGATGATTTTGAATTTGAAATCCTGGGAGTAAGTGATACCCGGATTGAAATGGTACGGCTTAAAATATTGAAATAG
- the gmk gene encoding guanylate kinase: MMQYSNKKIIIITAPSGAGKTSITRFLLAQHPQLAFSISAATRPPRGIEKTGVDYYFMTVEEFRNHIRQNDFMEWEMVYEGKYYGTLKSEMERIWQNKQVPMLDIDVKGAIHVQQQYPHNTLSIFIEPPSVEELKRRLESRGTETAESLQARVNKASYEISFKHHFDHIIVNDDLSRACKEAEQLILEFIARTD, translated from the coding sequence ATGATGCAGTATTCCAATAAGAAAATCATCATCATAACTGCACCATCCGGGGCTGGAAAAACATCCATCACCCGATTCTTACTGGCACAACATCCCCAATTGGCCTTTTCCATTTCCGCTGCTACCCGGCCTCCCAGGGGAATAGAAAAAACGGGGGTGGATTATTATTTCATGACGGTGGAAGAATTCCGAAACCATATCAGGCAAAATGATTTTATGGAATGGGAAATGGTGTATGAGGGGAAATATTACGGCACTCTTAAATCCGAAATGGAAAGGATATGGCAAAATAAGCAGGTGCCGATGCTGGATATTGATGTGAAGGGCGCAATACATGTGCAGCAGCAATATCCACACAATACCTTGTCGATCTTTATTGAACCACCATCCGTGGAAGAATTAAAAAGAAGGCTGGAAAGCAGGGGTACCGAAACCGCCGAAAGCCTGCAGGCACGCGTCAATAAAGCTTCGTATGAAATCTCCTTCAAACACCATTTCGACCATATTATTGTAAATGATGACCTGTCCCGGGCCTGTAAGGAGGCCGAGCAATTAATCCTGGAATTTATTGCCAGGACAGACTAA
- the murA gene encoding UDP-N-acetylglucosamine 1-carboxyvinyltransferase, which translates to MNSFEVTGGKKLNGTIIPQGAKNEALQILSAVLLTAEKVSISNIPDILDVNLLIELLGDMGVVIERIDRHTATFTANNVNIDYLHSEAFRKKSGKLRGSVMFAGPLLARFKKAFIPKPGGDKIGRRRLDTHIIGFEKLGAQFNYHPEDGYFHLDASNLKGTYMLLDEPSVTGTANIVMAAVMAKGETVIYNAACEPYLQQLCKMLNRMGAKISGIGSNLLTIEGVAEMGGTDHRMLPDMIEVGSFIGLAAMTQSHIRIKGAGVENLGIIPEKFRLLGIQLDIEGDDIVVPEQELYEIQTFLDGSVMTISDHPWPGFTPDLLSIVLVVATQARGSVLIHQKMFESRLFFVDKLIDMGAQIILCDPHRAAVIGLGREQKLRGITMSSPDIRAGVSLLIAALSAEGKSVIQNIEQIDRGYQYIDQRLIALGADIKRV; encoded by the coding sequence ATGAACAGTTTTGAAGTAACCGGTGGCAAGAAACTGAATGGCACCATCATTCCACAGGGTGCAAAAAATGAAGCCCTGCAAATCCTTAGTGCAGTATTACTAACTGCAGAAAAGGTCTCTATCAGCAATATACCAGACATCCTGGATGTTAACCTGCTGATTGAGTTATTAGGTGACATGGGCGTAGTGATTGAACGTATAGACCGGCATACAGCAACCTTCACCGCCAATAACGTAAATATTGATTACCTGCATAGCGAGGCCTTCCGGAAAAAAAGCGGAAAATTGCGTGGCTCGGTGATGTTCGCCGGTCCCTTGCTTGCGCGTTTCAAAAAAGCATTTATTCCAAAACCAGGGGGCGATAAAATTGGTCGGCGCCGGCTGGATACACATATCATTGGATTTGAAAAACTGGGTGCCCAGTTCAACTATCACCCGGAAGATGGTTATTTTCACCTTGATGCCAGTAATCTGAAAGGCACATATATGCTATTGGATGAGCCTTCAGTAACCGGAACTGCCAATATTGTAATGGCAGCCGTAATGGCAAAAGGCGAAACAGTAATTTATAATGCAGCATGTGAACCTTACCTGCAACAGTTATGTAAAATGCTGAACAGGATGGGTGCAAAGATCAGTGGGATTGGTAGTAACCTCCTCACCATTGAAGGCGTAGCGGAGATGGGTGGCACTGATCACAGGATGTTACCCGATATGATTGAAGTGGGCTCCTTTATCGGGCTTGCGGCGATGACTCAAAGCCATATACGCATCAAAGGTGCCGGAGTAGAAAACCTGGGCATCATCCCGGAAAAATTCAGGTTATTAGGTATCCAACTTGATATAGAAGGCGATGATATCGTTGTGCCTGAACAGGAATTATATGAGATACAAACTTTCCTGGATGGATCGGTAATGACCATCTCAGATCATCCATGGCCGGGCTTTACACCAGACCTGCTAAGTATTGTACTGGTAGTGGCAACGCAAGCCAGGGGTTCTGTATTGATCCACCAGAAGATGTTTGAAAGCAGGTTGTTTTTTGTTGACAAACTGATCGACATGGGTGCACAGATCATACTTTGTGATCCACATCGTGCAGCAGTTATCGGACTAGGCCGTGAACAAAAGTTGCGTGGCATCACGATGAGCAGTCCGGATATCCGCGCTGGTGTTTCCCTGCTGATCGCCGCATTAAGTGCTGAAGGGAAAAGCGTAATCCAGAATATTGAACAGATCGACCGTGGATACCAGTATATTGACCAGCGCCTTATTGCTCTTGGAGCAGACATTAAACGTGTATGA
- a CDS encoding DUF4290 domain-containing protein has protein sequence MEYNTTRNHLVMREYGRHIQKMIEYLMSLEDDEKRQKNAKAVIELMGFLNPHLKNVEDFRHMLWDHLFLISDFKLEVESPYPIPTKETLKAKPSPLKYPKGYPRYSHIGKNIEVVIQKALKEENPEKKQGFANAIAYYMKLAYSNWHKEIVHDDAIQQELKSITGGELEFTNTPYVKAFRPNEGQRDFRGGSGKRPQKFQQRSGGGGNRSNDRNDRGGMDRNSGGMDRNSGGNRSNNKFNKKRFK, from the coding sequence ATGGAATATAATACTACGAGAAATCACCTCGTGATGCGGGAGTATGGTCGTCATATCCAAAAGATGATCGAATACCTGATGTCGCTGGAAGACGATGAAAAGCGGCAGAAAAATGCCAAGGCGGTTATCGAACTAATGGGGTTTTTAAATCCACACCTTAAGAATGTGGAAGATTTCCGGCACATGCTCTGGGACCACCTTTTTTTGATTTCGGATTTTAAACTGGAAGTGGAATCACCCTATCCAATACCTACAAAAGAGACACTGAAGGCAAAACCTTCTCCATTGAAATATCCAAAGGGCTATCCCCGCTATTCACATATAGGCAAGAATATAGAGGTAGTTATCCAGAAAGCGCTAAAGGAAGAAAATCCGGAGAAAAAACAAGGATTTGCCAATGCCATTGCATATTATATGAAGCTGGCCTATAGCAACTGGCATAAAGAAATCGTTCATGATGATGCCATCCAGCAAGAATTGAAAAGTATTACAGGCGGAGAACTGGAATTTACGAATACACCTTATGTAAAAGCGTTCCGTCCAAATGAAGGCCAGCGTGATTTTCGTGGTGGAAGTGGTAAACGTCCACAAAAATTCCAGCAACGTAGCGGCGGCGGTGGTAACAGGAGCAATGACCGCAACGACAGAGGCGGAATGGATCGGAACAGTGGTGGAATGGATCGGAACAGTGGCGGTAACAGAAGTAATAATAAGTTCAATAAGAAGAGATTTAAGTGA
- a CDS encoding glycosyltransferase, giving the protein MITLAYNIDPLLQELPRTAAQSLLDAIPDLALSIPDCRHLAITHDETLNFEAGTTDPPLDLARLKIKARFWENPATARKNALARAFQANQVRLWFTTDPGSVLPGQPVKSLLLSSARSLLSRQYYPQKRFSQPGVPNWTHAAAIIVPHHHDREALISIFPQLEKTVNVIYPALEEPVLPLSWAEQEQLKMRYSGGRDFFLYAGDLSESQDLIHLLKSYSLVKKWLMTGMPLIMAGPATDWTARLEKMLLTYKYRVDVSVYPDISQTDLKELVAGAYVLVNPGSSTTDAFALQWAFSAGTPVIASQSKDMSEFCKEAAQLSPAGDTDQLAHAMMILYKDEYLRSNLITKGKERAESLNRLNTLQQYKAVIMGLLQENS; this is encoded by the coding sequence ATGATTACCCTGGCCTATAATATAGACCCACTACTGCAGGAACTCCCCAGGACAGCCGCCCAGTCCTTACTGGACGCGATACCGGACCTGGCGCTTAGCATCCCGGATTGCAGGCATTTAGCTATAACCCATGACGAAACACTTAATTTCGAAGCTGGAACAACTGATCCGCCGCTTGACCTGGCCAGGTTAAAAATTAAGGCCAGGTTCTGGGAAAATCCAGCTACCGCCCGTAAAAATGCCCTGGCCCGGGCTTTCCAGGCCAACCAGGTCCGGCTCTGGTTTACTACCGATCCGGGGTCCGTATTACCAGGTCAACCCGTTAAAAGTCTCCTCTTGTCTTCGGCGAGATCATTATTGAGCCGGCAATACTATCCCCAAAAAAGGTTCAGCCAGCCTGGGGTACCAAACTGGACCCATGCCGCTGCTATAATTGTCCCCCACCACCACGACAGGGAGGCCCTCATTTCGATATTTCCGCAACTGGAAAAAACAGTTAATGTGATCTATCCTGCATTGGAAGAACCCGTATTGCCTTTAAGCTGGGCTGAACAGGAACAATTGAAAATGCGCTATTCAGGCGGTCGCGATTTTTTCCTGTATGCCGGAGATCTTTCGGAATCCCAGGACCTGATCCACCTCCTGAAATCATATTCCCTCGTTAAAAAATGGCTGATGACGGGTATGCCACTGATAATGGCCGGTCCGGCAACAGACTGGACTGCCAGGCTTGAAAAAATGTTACTCACCTATAAATACAGGGTGGATGTTTCTGTATATCCGGACATTTCACAAACTGACCTGAAAGAGTTGGTTGCAGGGGCCTATGTACTGGTGAATCCGGGTTCTTCTACAACCGATGCTTTTGCATTGCAGTGGGCATTTTCTGCTGGTACGCCAGTTATTGCCAGCCAAAGTAAAGACATGAGTGAGTTCTGCAAGGAAGCCGCACAACTGAGTCCGGCAGGTGATACTGACCAGCTTGCGCATGCAATGATGATATTATATAAAGATGAATACCTGCGCAGTAACCTCATCACAAAAGGAAAGGAAAGGGCTGAATCGCTCAACCGCCTAAACACCCTGCAGCAATACAAAGCGGTGATAATGGGCCTTTTGCAGGAGAATAGCTAG
- the gldC gene encoding gliding motility protein GldC, with the protein MQESTITIDVQLDPDKVPSKISWKASGSTVEEAQQAKAMMLAFWDSADKTAMRIDLWTKEMMVDEMADFFYQTFMTMADTYHRATRNDEMVKDMKDFARDFYKKFRDQQMKENAAG; encoded by the coding sequence ATGCAGGAATCAACAATTACCATAGATGTTCAACTGGATCCTGATAAAGTGCCTTCCAAAATCAGTTGGAAAGCCAGTGGCAGCACTGTTGAAGAAGCGCAGCAGGCCAAAGCCATGATGTTGGCCTTCTGGGATAGCGCCGATAAAACAGCCATGCGGATCGACCTGTGGACCAAAGAAATGATGGTGGATGAAATGGCCGATTTCTTTTACCAGACCTTTATGACAATGGCTGATACCTACCACCGGGCAACCCGTAATGATGAAATGGTGAAGGATATGAAGGACTTTGCCAGGGACTTTTATAAAAAGTTCAGGGATCAGCAGATGAAAGAAAATGCAGCTGGTTAA
- a CDS encoding GatB/YqeY domain-containing protein — translation MSLEEKVMAEMKDAMKSKNEAALRGLRAIKAEIIKAKTEPGANGQVSEETEGKLLQKMVKQRKDSLEIFQQQNRTDLAAKEEEEIGIIEKFLPKQLGEAELKQALTAIIAELGATSAADLGKVMGVASKKLAGQADGKAISTMVKVLLA, via the coding sequence ATGTCATTGGAAGAAAAAGTGATGGCCGAAATGAAAGACGCCATGAAATCTAAAAATGAGGCTGCCTTGCGCGGGCTAAGGGCAATAAAAGCAGAGATCATTAAGGCAAAAACAGAGCCGGGCGCCAATGGCCAAGTGTCTGAGGAAACGGAAGGCAAATTGTTGCAAAAAATGGTGAAACAGCGGAAAGATTCACTGGAAATTTTCCAGCAACAAAACCGGACTGACCTTGCCGCAAAAGAAGAGGAAGAAATTGGCATTATCGAAAAATTTCTGCCAAAGCAGTTGGGAGAAGCAGAGTTGAAACAGGCGCTGACTGCTATCATTGCCGAATTGGGGGCTACCAGTGCAGCTGACCTTGGTAAAGTAATGGGCGTGGCTTCCAAAAAACTGGCTGGCCAGGCCGATGGTAAAGCTATCAGCACCATGGTAAAAGTGCTGCTTGCATAA
- a CDS encoding CvpA family protein has protein sequence MLLDIITLGVLILAVIKGISKGLLVAVFSLLAFVIGIAAALKLSAVTAKWLDGSIDISSRWLPLVAFLLVFIVIVILVNKIGQLLEKTVEWAFLGWLNKAGGVLFFSILYLLVWSVLLFYLGKMNIITEQQMEQSTTYSVIAPWGPLVMKWIAQLVPVFKDVFEDIERFFEHLSNNIKTPAPTA, from the coding sequence ATGCTATTGGATATTATTACTTTAGGCGTATTGATTTTGGCGGTTATTAAAGGCATCTCAAAAGGGCTTTTGGTGGCTGTATTTTCCCTGCTGGCCTTTGTAATTGGTATTGCTGCAGCCCTGAAGTTATCAGCTGTAACCGCGAAATGGCTGGATGGATCCATCGATATTTCATCACGCTGGCTTCCCCTGGTTGCATTCCTCCTGGTATTTATTGTTATAGTAATCCTGGTGAACAAAATTGGTCAGTTACTGGAAAAAACGGTGGAATGGGCATTCCTTGGATGGCTCAATAAGGCCGGTGGAGTATTATTTTTCAGTATTCTTTATTTGTTGGTATGGAGTGTCTTATTATTTTACCTGGGCAAAATGAACATCATCACGGAACAACAAATGGAACAGTCGACTACCTATTCTGTAATTGCCCCATGGGGTCCGCTGGTCATGAAATGGATAGCTCAGCTGGTACCGGTGTTTAAAGACGTTTTTGAAGACATAGAACGGTTTTTTGAACACTTGTCCAACAACATAAAGACACCTGCACCAACTGCTTAG
- a CDS encoding alpha/beta fold hydrolase, which produces MQYEIKQLDKFRFIEEGDGEPLVLLHGLFGALSNFQDLIEYFRNHYKVVVPILPLFDLDILHTSVGGLQKYVHKFMEAKDLRNVHLLGNSLGGHVGLVHVLKQPERIRSLILTGSSGLFENGMGDTYPKRGDYEYIRKKTELTFYDPKMATKELVDEVYDIVNVRLKVIKIIALAKSAIRNNLGEELNQIKQPTLLVWGNNDTITPPFVAREFNRLIPNSELHFIDHCGHAPMMEVPAEFNAILHKFLTKLNEPAAVS; this is translated from the coding sequence ATGCAATACGAGATCAAACAGCTGGATAAGTTCAGGTTTATTGAGGAAGGAGATGGAGAACCCCTGGTGTTATTACACGGCCTCTTTGGGGCACTCAGCAATTTTCAGGACCTGATTGAATATTTCCGCAACCATTATAAGGTTGTGGTACCGATACTGCCATTGTTTGATCTGGACATCTTACATACTTCTGTTGGGGGCCTCCAGAAGTATGTCCACAAATTCATGGAAGCAAAAGATCTCAGGAACGTACACCTCCTGGGAAATTCACTGGGTGGGCATGTTGGTTTGGTGCACGTTTTAAAACAACCTGAAAGAATCAGGAGCCTTATTCTAACCGGAAGTTCTGGCCTTTTTGAAAATGGTATGGGAGATACTTATCCCAAGCGTGGCGACTATGAATACATCCGCAAAAAAACCGAACTTACGTTCTATGATCCTAAGATGGCCACTAAGGAACTGGTAGATGAAGTATACGATATTGTGAACGTGCGGTTGAAAGTGATTAAAATCATCGCACTTGCCAAAAGTGCCATCCGAAATAACCTTGGAGAAGAATTGAATCAAATTAAACAACCAACATTGTTGGTTTGGGGAAATAATGACACCATAACCCCGCCATTTGTTGCCAGGGAATTTAATCGGCTAATACCAAACAGTGAACTGCATTTCATTGACCATTGCGGGCATGCGCCAATGATGGAAGTGCCGGCTGAATTTAACGCTATCCTGCATAAATTTTTGACAAAGCTCAATGAACCTGCAGCGGTATCATGA
- a CDS encoding CBS domain-containing protein, which yields MINKELISASLPVLSPKDPLHKALGMMDDCKVIHLPVVDEEKYLGLISEDDLLNADDDNQLVETLISTLSKVKVLPGNHFTDAVQLANEYGLGVVPVAEADLQWVGSIAAPDLLKFTGHMIGADEPGGIIVLQMDKRNFAFSEIYKLVETNDAQITQLNTHFDNNLGIFFVTIKLNKLELADIVATFQRYEYQVSYFFGEEEYENELRNNYDHLMNYLNL from the coding sequence GTGATTAATAAGGAGCTTATTTCTGCATCCCTTCCTGTTCTGTCGCCAAAAGACCCACTGCATAAAGCTTTGGGGATGATGGACGATTGTAAGGTAATCCACCTGCCCGTGGTGGATGAAGAGAAATACCTTGGCCTTATTTCGGAAGATGACTTATTAAATGCCGATGACGATAACCAGCTGGTAGAGACCTTAATCAGCACTTTATCAAAAGTCAAGGTATTGCCTGGTAATCATTTTACTGATGCCGTTCAGCTTGCAAATGAATATGGATTGGGTGTAGTGCCTGTTGCAGAAGCTGATTTACAATGGGTGGGGTCAATTGCCGCACCAGACCTCCTTAAGTTCACGGGCCATATGATCGGGGCGGATGAACCAGGGGGTATTATCGTACTCCAAATGGATAAACGAAATTTCGCTTTCTCGGAAATTTATAAACTGGTCGAAACAAATGACGCACAGATTACCCAGCTCAACACCCATTTCGATAATAACCTGGGTATTTTTTTTGTGACTATAAAACTGAATAAACTGGAATTAGCGGATATCGTCGCTACTTTCCAACGCTACGAATACCAGGTGAGCTATTTCTTCGGTGAGGAAGAGTATGAAAATGAACTCCGGAATAACTATGACCACCTGATGAACTACCTGAATCTCTAA